The Pseudomonas sp. MM223 genome segment GCCATATGGCCATTATTGTTGAACAGTCCAACAATGTAACGACATGATTGACAAAACCGTCGTTTGTTGACGGTTTTGTCAGGATCTTGCTGTTAAACGATCGCAATCATCGGATCGGCAGCGGCCAGGGCCACGGCGCGATCAGCCGCTGGCGGGTAGATCCACACCGAGTTGATCTGGCGTTTCAGGTTCTTGCCTTCCTGGCCTTGCAGTTTCAGTTCCCGTTCCCAGCCTTCGCTGTACGCCGCGCCCCATTCACCCAGGTCGAGGCAGGTAACGTATTTGGGCTGGCGGTAAACGACCGGCGCCACTCCGAGCAAATCGGCCATGGCATTGTTGCCACTGTGACGGCCCATCGGAATAGCGTGCTGGCACGTCATCAGGGCGTGATTGCCGATTTCATCGACGGCCGCCCAGGCGGTATCACCGGTGGCGTAGATGTGTTGCTGGCCAACCACCTTCAGGTGATCGTCGACCTTCAGCCGGCCGAAGTTGTCACGCTCGCCGGCAACCTGCGCGGTCAGCGGGCTGGCCTTGACGCCGACGGTCCAGATGACGGTGTTGCTGGCGATGTATTCGCCGTTGTCGAGGGTGACGCCGCCTGCATCCACAGCCACCACCGAGGTATCGGTCAGCCATTCGACGCCAGCGTGTTCCGATGCAGCAACGATCGATGGCTTGATACCAGCACCCAGTGCCGCGCCAATGCTGGTGCCACGGTCGACCAGCAATACCCTCACGTCGTCACCGAGGATGGCGCGCAGGCGGGCGGGCATTTCGGTAGCGGTTTCGATACCGGTGAACCCACCGCCGCAGACCACCACGGTGTTGCGGGCAGCCGAAGCGGGCAGGGCGGCCAGGCCGGTCAGGTGCTGCTCCAGGCGCATGGCCGACTCAATCTGGTCGACATCGAACGTGTGTTCGGCAAGCCCCGGCACTGCTGGGCGTGCCACCTGGCTGCCGGCGGCGAGGATAAGGCGGTCGTAGCCGATCTGTTGGCGCTGGCCTTGGCTGTCGGTGTAGCTGACGCTGCGCGCATCGGCGTCGATGGCCTCGGCATTGCCGGTGATGAAGCGCACGCCCACGGCCTCGAACAACTCACCTACGGGGGCTTTCAGGGTATGCGCATTGGCTTCGTAGAAGCGGGGGCGAATACGCAGTTCGGCTTGCGGGGCGAGCACGCTGATGCTCAGGTCGTCGCGCTGGGCCTGGTCGAGCAGGCGGGCGGCGCTCAGGGCGCTCCAGACGCCGGCAAAGCCGGCACCGATGATGAGGATGTTCGATTTCATGCTGTGCTCCGCTGGAAAAAGGGGTTTTGCCCCGTGGGTCGTATTGCTTCAATAACTCCGACTATAGTGGTCGTAGTTTATTTGTGCAAGCGTTCCAGACGCAGACGCCCCTGCCGAATGCTCGGCAGGGGCGTCTGCGGGTGTGGCACAGCGGGGCGACAAACCTTGATATCCCCACCCCCATCCGTTATAGATAAAAAGGAAACCACAAAGAAAAGAGGCCATTGCAGCCCCCATGTACGAGATCACACGTATCTTGCGCCCCTCAGGCCCCCATTTCGCGCCCCGCGCGGATGGATACGGGCCCACCCCCATGATCCTTTCCCCGCTTTCAAGCCTGTTTCACGTGTTGTCGATTCCTCCCGCCAACATCCTGCTCAACCAGATGCGCAAACGCCCCGTCCCTCCACCTGCACCGTAACGCCTGAATCCCGTTACCCCCGGCCTTTTGCCGTTCGGGGTTGGGGAGCCTTTGCATTTTTTCAGCGTTCAACTGTTCAGGAATCACTATGACTCTTCGTGTAGCTATCATCGGCGCCGGCCCGTCCGGCCTTGCGCAACTGCGTGCGTTCCAATCCGCCCATGCCCAGGGCGCGCCCATGCCGGAAATCGTCTGCTTCGAAAAACAAGCCGACTGGGGCGGTATGTGGAACTACACCTGGCGCACCGGCCTCGACCAGCATGGCGAGCCGGTGCACGGCAGCATGTACCGCTACCTGTGGTCCAACGGCCCCAAGGAGTGCCTGGAATTCGCCGACTACAGCTTCGACGAACACTTCGGGCGGCCGATCTCTTCGTACCCGCCGCGCGAGGTGCTGTGGGACTACATTCAAGGCCGCGTGAAGAAGGCCGGTGTGCGCGATTACATCCGCTTCAATACCGTGGTCAAGAACGTCAGCTTCAATGAACACACACGCGAGTTCACCGTAAGCGCCCACGACTACAGCGCAGGGGTTGGTATCGAGCAGGTATTCGATTACGTGGTGGTGGCCAGCGGGCACTTTTCTACCCCGCACGTGCCGGAGTTCGAAGGCTTCGAGCGTTTCACCGGGCGTATCCTGCACGCCCACGATTTTCGCGAAGCGGTGGAATTCAAGGGCCAGGACCTGCTCATTGTCGGCAGCAGCTACTCCGCCGAAGACATCGGTTCCCAATGCTACAAGTACGGCGCGCGTTCTATAACCACGGCCTACCGTACCCAGCCGATGGGCTACAAATGGCCCAAGGGGTGGGAAGAGCGCCCGCAATTGCTGCGGGTCGAGCATGACCTGGCGTTCTTCGCAGACGGTTCGAGCAAGCGCGTGGATGCGATCATCCTGTGCACAGGCTACCAGCATCACTTCCCGTTCCTGCCGGATGAGCTGACACTCAAGACCAACAATCGCCTGTGGCCTGCGGGGCTGTACCAGGGCGTGGTGTGGGAGCAGAACCCGCAATTGCTGTACCTGGGCATGCAGGACCTCTGGTACAGCTTCAACCTGTTCGACGCACAGGCGTGGTTTGCCCGCGACTACATGATGGGCCGCATAAAGCTGCCGTCCAGGGCAGGCATGCAAGCCGACAGCCAGCGCTGGCGCGAGGACGAAGAGGGCCTGGCAACCACGGCGTCGATGTATGAGTTCCAGGGCCGATACATCAAGCACCTGATCGAGCAGACCGATTACCCACGCTTCGACATCGATGCGGTCAACCGCATCTTCTTGCAATGGAAGCAGGACAAGAAGCACGACATCATGGGCTACCGGGACAAATCCTACCGCTCGGTGCTCACCGGCACCAAAGCGGTGCCCCACCATACCCGCTGGATGCAAGCGATGGACGACTCGCTGCAAGAGTACTTGCGCGAGACAGACGGCAAGAAGGGCGAAGTGAAGGCTCTGCGCGGGTAGGCGCTACCCTTTTGCAGCACGCGGCTGGCGACCCAGCGTTTCAGGGCAGAAGACCGCTTTGCGGTGCTGGCGCTACCCGCGTATGATTTGCGACAAAGTTGGTCGGAGATTGAAATGTCGCTTTACAGTGCTGGCGTCGAATACGGTATCCATTGCCTGTTGTTCCTGGTGGACGAGCGTGGTGATTCGCGCGAATCCAGTGTGCGTGATCTGGCGGAGTTGCAGGGTGTGCCCCAGGAGTACCTGGCCAAGGTCTTCACCAAGCTGGCGCGTGCCAAGCTGGTGGTTGCCACAGAAGGTGTGCGCGGCGGCTTTCGCCTGGCCCGGCCCTCGGACGAGATCACCGTGCTGGACATCGTCAATGCCATCGACGGACCGAAGAAAATCTTCGACTGCCGCGAGATTCGCGAACGCTGCACGCTGTTCGAAGGTTCTGCTCCGGGATGGGCGACTGAAGGCACCTGCGCGATCCATGCAGTGATGCTGGGGGCACAGAAGCGTATGGAAGAGGCCTTGGCGCAACAGACCATTCTGGACCTGGCGCGACGGTTCGGGCGCAAGGCGCCGGCCGAGTTCGGTCAACAGGTGAATACCTGGATGGGTGAGCGGCGTGAAGGCAAAGGTAGCGGGGACATACCGGTCAGTCAGGTCTGAATGTGTTACCTGTACCGGCCTTTTCGCGGGTAAACCCGCTTCCACAGGAATACCTCAGCGCCCCTCATGCTGGCGCCGATACGCCCCCGGCTGCACCCCTACCGCCTTGGCAAACGCCCGGGTAAACGCTGCCACCGACTGATACCCCACCTGCGCACCCACCTGTTCCACAGTATTCCCCGCCCGCAGCAACTGGCTGGCATGGCGCATGCGCAGCGCCAGCAGCACCTGCCCCGGCGATTGCCCGGCCAGTTCATTGAAGCGCTTGAAAAACGCCGACCGCGACAAGCCGGTGCAGGCGGCCATGCTCTCCAGTGTCCAGGCTTGCCCCGGTTGCTCGATCAACTGCTCCAGCAGCCCGGCAAACGCCGGCTGGCGGGCGAGGGCGACCAGCCCGCCCAGTGACTGCCCGGCATTTACCTGCTGGCGCAGCACGTACAGGAACAACAGGTGCGTCAGCCGCTCCAGCAATGCCTGCGACGGGCCAGCGGCACGTCGGCATTCCTCCAGAATCAGCTCGAACAACGCCCTTGCCGCACTGCCGGCGGGGTCTTCGGCGCGCAGCAAGATCCAGTCAGCCAGGCCCTCGATAATCAATGAAGACAGGCCGGACTGGAAGTGGAAGAAGCCGCAGACCAGCCCGACGCCGTCGCTTGCCTCACTGTCCAGTGCCTGCATGGCCTGGCGCGGTTGGGCGCAGGCGTCGACCGGGTCCTGATCGCTGGACAAGCGATAGGCAAGGTCACGCAACAGGAACACGGCATCTCCCTTTTCCAGGCGCACCGCTTGCGGCTGGCCGTCGATGTGCAGCCAGCAATGCCCTTGCACCACCAGGTGAAAGCTGGCGCGGCCCATGCCCTGGGTGCTGGCGTGCCAGCCACCGCAGTGGCGGCCGACATGAAACAGGCTGGCATCGAGCTCCAGGCCCTCTAATAACCAATCGACAAGGTGGCTCGACGAAATCATCTAATACAAAGACTCAGGAACAAGGAAAGGCGACTGATGAATATGGAGGGTAATTCTTATAACCAACAGACTGTAGTGACACCCATCAAAGGAGACCACTCCATGTCCTCGCGCATTACTTTACACACGCTGCAGAGTGCTCCGGAAGCGGCCCGGCCGTTTCTCGAGAATGCCCAGAAAAACGCTGGCTTCATCCCCAACCTGCTGGGCGTGCTGGCCAATGCCCCGGCGGCGCTGGAAACCTACGTGACCGTTTCGGCACTCAATGGCAAGGCCGAGCTGAGCCTGGCCGAGCGTGAAGTGGTACAGCTGATTGCTGCCACGCTGCATGGCTGCGACTTTTGTGTAGCCGGCCACACCGCGGTGGCGCTGAACAAGGCCAAGCTGCCGCAAGAGGTAGTCGATGCCCTGCGCGCCCGCGGCGAGCTGCCCGATGCCCGTTACGAAACCCTGGCTGCGTTTGCACGCGAAGTGATTGCCACCCGTGGCAACGTCAGCGAAGCAACCTACCAGGCTTTCCGTGAAGCCGGCTTCAGCGAAGGCAACGCGTTGGAAGTGATTCTAGGGGTTAGCCTCGCAACCCTGTGCAACTTTGCTAATGTTTTCGCCCAGACGCCACTCAACGACGAGCTTGGCAAATACCGCTGGCAGCCTTCTGCGTAGCCCACCTGTGAGAGCGACCCTGACGCGGTCGTTGTAGGAGCGGCCTTGTGCCGTGAATGGGCCGCAAGGCGGCCCCGGCGTTCCAAAAGGAGCAAGACCATGCAAGATTGCGCATTTCGACAGTGGCTGGATGCCAATGCCGAGGCCATCGACCGGGGCCTGTGCGAACCGCAGCAGGTGCTGGCGCAGATTGCCGAATCGCAGCTGTTGCGCATTGGTGTCGACCCGGCCCTGGGTGGCACGGGCGGGCAGGTGACCGATGCGGTCGAAGCGATTGCCGCCATCGCCAGTCGCTCGTTGGCCGCAGCCTTCGTCTGCTGGGGCCAGCGCGCCTTTATCGAATATTTGTTGCACAGCCCCAACCAGCCCCTGCGCGAGCGCCTGCTGCCGCGCCTGCTGACCGGCGAACTGGCCGGCGCCACCGGGCTGTCCAACGCCATGAAGTTCTTGTCCGGTATCGAAGCGTTGCAGGTGCGCGGTCGCCCTGCAGCCGATGGCTGGAACCTGGAAGGGCGCCTGCATTGGGTGACCAACCTGCGCAAGAGCGGCTTTGTGGTGGCGGCGGCCATTGAGGACGAAGCCGGTGGTACGCCGTTTGTGCTGGCCATTCCTTCCGAGGCCCAGGGCCTGGAGCGCTCCGACGACTTGCAACTGATGGGCTTGCAGTCGAGCAACACGGCTGCGCTGGCCTTCCACCAGGTGCCGTTGGCGCGTGACTGGCTGCTGCACGAGAATGCCCGCGAGTTTCTGCCGCGGGTACGCCCGGCGTTCCTGGCGTTGCAGTGCGGCATGGCCATAGGCCTGGCGCGACGGGCGCTGGAGGAGGTTCAGGCGCATCTGCATGGGCGTGCCTCTTTCCTCGATGAAGCACGTCAGGTGCTTGGCGAACGCTTGGAAAACACTGTGAGCGAGCTCAAGCAGGGATTGCTCGATGGCCGCTTCCAGCAGCAGCCGGCGGCCTTGTTCAAGCTGCGCATCACGCTGGCTGAAAGTGCCGCCGACGCGGTACAGCTTGAGCTACAGGCCAGCGGTGGCAAGGCCTACCTCAGCGAATACGGTGAAGGTTTTGCCCGCCGCTGGCGCGAATCGGCCTTCGTGCCAATAGTCACACCCAGCCTGGTGCAATTGCGCGCCGAACTGCAACGCCAGGCGGGCGCCGCATGAGCCAAGTGTTGCTCGAAGCCCGCGATATCAGCCTGGGCTACCCGCGCGAGGGTGGCTGGCAGCAGGTGCTGGCGCAGTTCGACCTGCAGTTGGCACCCGGTGAAGTGGTGAGCATTCTTGGCCCCAGTGGCGTCGGCAAATCCAGCCTGCTGCGGGTACTGGCCGGCCTGCAACAGCCCCGTGGCGGCAGTGTGGCCTTGCACGGCCAGCCGTTGCAGGGGCCGCATCCCCGGCTGGCGGTGGCTTTCCAGGACCCAAGCCTGCTGCCCTGGCTGAGCCTGGAGAAGAACGTCGCCTTCGGCCTGGACTTCGCCCGCCAGCCCAAGCTGGCTGCTGCCGAGCGGCGCGCGCGCATCGACCATGCGATCGCCGCCGTGGGCCTGGCCCACGCCCGTGGCCAGTACCCGGCGCAGCTGTCCGGCGGCATGGCCCAGCGCACGGCATTGGCCCGCTGCCTGGCCCGCCAGCCCGAAGTGCTGCTGCTGGACGAACCGTTCGGTGCACTGGATGAAGTGACCCGCGCCGACATGCAGCAACTGCTGTTGCAACTGATTGCCACCCATAACACGGCAGCGGTGCTGATCACCCACGATATCGACGAAGCCCTGCTGCTGTCTGACCGGGTTCTGCTACTGGGCAACCACCCAGCGCACACCCTCGGCCAGTGGCACATCGACCTGCCGCAACCGCGCACGCAACGGGTCGAAGAACTGGGCGCCCTGCGCATCGAAATCCTCAAAACCCTTCGGCGGGCAAGCCGCACAGTCGAACCTACCTCAACCCCGTTGCCCTCGGAGGCTGTCCATGTGCATGGATGACTGCTGTTCCTCTTCTTCGCGTCGCGATTTTCTCAAGCTCGGTGCCATGCTCACGGCCGCCGGTGCGTTGCCATTGCTCTCAAGCCTGCAAGCCCGTGCCGCTTCCGAGCCGGATGCGCCGGTGCGTATCGGCTACCTGCCAATCACCGACGCCACGCCGTTGCTGGTGGCGCATAACAACGGCCTGTTCGAGGCCGAAGGCATCAAGGCCGAGCGCCCGGTGCTGCTGCGCAGCTGGGCGCAGGTGATCGAGGCGTTCATCTCCGGGCAGGTCAACGTTATCCACCTGCTGTCGCCGATGACCGTATGGGCGCGCTACGCCAGCAAGGTGCCCGCCAAGGTTGTGGCCTGGAACCATGTGGGTGGCTCGGGCCTGACCGTGGCCCCGGATATCACCGACATGCAACAGCTGGGTGGCAAGACCGTGGCCATTCCGTTCTGGTACTCGATCCATAACGTGGTGCTGCAGCAGATGCTCAACGATAACGGCCTGATGCCGGTTTCGAAGCCGGCCAATGCGCAGTTGGCCGCCAACGAAGTCAACCTGCTGGTGCTGCCGCCGTCCGACATGCCACCGGCCTTGGCCAGCAAGCGCATTGCCGGCTACATCGTCGCCGAGCCGTTCAACGCCCTGGCCGAGAACCTCAAGGTTGGCCGTGTGCAGCGCTTTACCGGTGATGTGTGGCGCAACCACGCGTGCTGCGTGGTGTTCATGCA includes the following:
- a CDS encoding Putative HTH-type transcriptional regulator, encoding MSLYSAGVEYGIHCLLFLVDERGDSRESSVRDLAELQGVPQEYLAKVFTKLARAKLVVATEGVRGGFRLARPSDEITVLDIVNAIDGPKKIFDCREIRERCTLFEGSAPGWATEGTCAIHAVMLGAQKRMEEALAQQTILDLARRFGRKAPAEFGQQVNTWMGERREGKGSGDIPVSQV
- the mtrA gene encoding HTH-type transcriptional regulator MtrA (*Name mtrA), with the protein product MISSSHLVDWLLEGLELDASLFHVGRHCGGWHASTQGMGRASFHLVVQGHCWLHIDGQPQAVRLEKGDAVFLLRDLAYRLSSDQDPVDACAQPRQAMQALDSEASDGVGLVCGFFHFQSGLSSLIIEGLADWILLRAEDPAGSAARALFELILEECRRAAGPSQALLERLTHLLFLYVLRQQVNAGQSLGGLVALARQPAFAGLLEQLIEQPGQAWTLESMAACTGLSRSAFFKRFNELAGQSPGQVLLALRMRHASQLLRAGNTVEQVGAQVGYQSVAAFTRAFAKAVGVQPGAYRRQHEGR
- the nrtD_3 gene encoding Nitrate import ATP-binding protein NrtD (*Name nrtD_3) produces the protein MSQVLLEARDISLGYPREGGWQQVLAQFDLQLAPGEVVSILGPSGVGKSSLLRVLAGLQQPRGGSVALHGQPLQGPHPRLAVAFQDPSLLPWLSLEKNVAFGLDFARQPKLAAAERRARIDHAIAAVGLAHARGQYPAQLSGGMAQRTALARCLARQPEVLLLDEPFGALDEVTRADMQQLLLQLIATHNTAAVLITHDIDEALLLSDRVLLLGNHPAHTLGQWHIDLPQPRTQRVEELGALRIEILKTLRRASRTVEPTSTPLPSEAVHVHG
- a CDS encoding NADH dehydrogenase-like protein, with the translated sequence MKSNILIIGAGFAGVWSALSAARLLDQAQRDDLSISVLAPQAELRIRPRFYEANAHTLKAPVGELFEAVGVRFITGNAEAIDADARSVSYTDSQGQRQQIGYDRLILAAGSQVARPAVPGLAEHTFDVDQIESAMRLEQHLTGLAALPASAARNTVVVCGGGFTGIETATEMPARLRAILGDDVRVLLVDRGTSIGAALGAGIKPSIVAASEHAGVEWLTDTSVVAVDAGGVTLDNGEYIASNTVIWTVGVKASPLTAQVAGERDNFGRLKVDDHLKVVGQQHIYATGDTAWAAVDEIGNHALMTCQHAIPMGRHSGNNAMADLLGVAPVVYRQPKYVTCLDLGEWGAAYSEGWERELKLQGQEGKNLKRQINSVWIYPPAADRAVALAAADPMIAIV